In the Roseovarius sp. W115 genome, one interval contains:
- a CDS encoding Lrp/AsnC family transcriptional regulator, which translates to MPKEAKIDATDRKIIRALQKNGRITNLDLAENVNLSPSPCLRRLRNLEQNGVIKGYSIDVDAKAYGFPIMVFVRVTLNAHTGETVQLFEAEVCKIPEVLECFVMTGAADYFLRVVVEDLEDYERFVRQRLHEIGCINSIDTSFVYGVVKQTHVFPDLQS; encoded by the coding sequence ATGCCAAAAGAAGCCAAAATTGACGCTACGGATCGCAAGATCATTCGCGCTCTTCAAAAGAACGGGCGCATCACGAATCTCGATCTTGCCGAGAACGTCAACTTGTCCCCGTCACCTTGCCTGCGAAGGCTACGCAACCTTGAGCAGAATGGTGTCATCAAAGGCTACAGCATCGATGTCGACGCGAAGGCTTACGGGTTTCCAATCATGGTGTTTGTCCGGGTCACATTGAACGCGCACACTGGCGAGACAGTTCAACTTTTTGAGGCAGAAGTCTGTAAGATCCCCGAAGTTCTCGAGTGCTTTGTGATGACTGGGGCGGCTGACTATTTCCTACGTGTTGTGGTTGAAGATCTCGAGGATTACGAGCGGTTTGTGCGCCAGCGCCTGCACGAGATAGGCTGTATCAATTCAATCGATACAAGCTTCGTCTACGGCGTGGTCAAACAGACTCACGTCTTTCCGGACCTGCAAAGCTAG
- a CDS encoding methionine gamma-lyase: MQTDRTGFSTRAIHHGYDAAAHQGSLNPPVYMTSTFTFETAEAGGAMFAGEQAGHFYSRISNPTLDQLEQRIANLEDAEAGLATASGMGAISSVFWTFVAAGDEVIIDKTLYGCTFAFLTHGLPRFGVTVTPVDLTDPANLESAITDRTKIVYFETPANPNNRLVDIAAISRIAHEKGAKVVVDNTYATPVLTRPLEHGADIVLHSATKYLGGHGDLVAGLVVGSTEDMKQIRLIGLKDMTGAVMAPLTAMLILRGLKTLELRVERHCQSARRIARMLEEHPAVERVHYPGLDSFPQGDLARRQMSDFGGMIPFEVIGGKAGGIAMMNRLKLIQRAVSLGDAESLIQHPASMTHSTYTPEERAEHGIAEGLVRLSVGLETADDLIDDLMAALSQHNAIAAE, encoded by the coding sequence ATGCAAACGGACAGGACAGGCTTTTCGACGCGGGCGATCCATCATGGGTATGATGCCGCAGCGCATCAAGGATCTCTCAACCCACCGGTCTATATGACATCGACGTTCACGTTTGAGACTGCCGAGGCTGGCGGGGCAATGTTCGCAGGGGAGCAGGCAGGGCACTTTTACAGCCGCATCTCAAATCCGACGCTCGACCAGTTGGAGCAGCGTATCGCAAATCTTGAAGATGCAGAGGCAGGTCTGGCCACCGCGTCGGGTATGGGGGCGATCAGTTCGGTATTCTGGACGTTCGTTGCCGCTGGCGACGAAGTCATCATCGATAAGACGCTCTATGGGTGCACCTTCGCCTTTCTGACTCACGGGCTGCCAAGGTTTGGTGTGACCGTCACGCCGGTTGATCTGACCGACCCTGCCAACCTGGAAAGTGCGATCACAGACCGCACCAAAATCGTTTACTTCGAGACCCCCGCAAATCCCAACAACCGTCTTGTGGACATCGCCGCAATTTCCCGGATCGCCCATGAGAAGGGTGCGAAGGTGGTTGTCGACAACACCTATGCGACGCCTGTCCTGACGCGACCGTTGGAACATGGCGCGGACATCGTTCTACATTCAGCGACTAAGTACCTTGGCGGCCATGGTGACCTGGTGGCAGGCCTCGTTGTTGGGTCCACCGAAGATATGAAACAGATTCGGCTTATCGGGCTGAAGGATATGACTGGGGCAGTTATGGCGCCCTTGACCGCCATGCTAATCCTACGCGGTTTGAAGACGCTCGAGCTGCGGGTCGAGCGGCACTGCCAATCGGCCAGGCGCATCGCGCGAATGCTGGAAGAGCATCCGGCCGTGGAGCGCGTGCACTACCCCGGTCTTGATAGCTTCCCACAGGGCGACCTTGCGCGCCGTCAAATGTCGGATTTCGGGGGCATGATCCCGTTTGAGGTGATCGGAGGCAAGGCTGGCGGTATCGCAATGATGAACCGCCTCAAGCTTATCCAACGTGCTGTGAGCCTCGGGGATGCTGAAAGCCTGATCCAGCATCCTGCATCAATGACCCATTCCACCTACACACCAGAAGAACGCGCCGAACACGGGATTGCTGAGGGTTTAGTACGCCTCTCCGTCGGTCTCGAAACCGCTGACGATTTGATTGACGACCTGATGGCGGCGTTGTCGCAACACAACGCCATTGCTGCCGAATAA
- a CDS encoding trans-sulfuration enzyme family protein produces the protein MTEKRLYGDATSQPAKRQTGRWINELDRARKSGPFLEAHPMDNMGMSTKAVHAGTHDDPRTGAVGTPIYQTSTFILHEETYGSIEEGFGRDRFIYTRYGNPSQWAVQEKLATLEGAESAIVFSSGMAAITAAVMAMVDKGAHVVAASDLYGGTYNLFNQEFPSLGMSATLVDSYDLEAIEAAIQPNTQILYFEVITNPVLKVVDIPALVDIAKRHNLRLIVDSTFAPPPVMKPLEMGVDLVVHSASKYLNGHSDLIAGVVCGPRKLVDMIWPRLLNYGGSLDPHACFLLERGLKTLDIRMKAHEASATALAEFLETHPAVENVLYPMLPSHPDHTRAKELMKMGTGNVTFFVKGGDQAALTLMDKLHLPKQATSLGGIESLISLPFNSSQATMTSRQRADIGIHPGCVRLSVGIEDPADLIADFDQALTAISTMKGAA, from the coding sequence ATGACCGAAAAACGACTCTACGGCGATGCCACGAGCCAGCCTGCGAAACGCCAGACAGGGCGCTGGATCAACGAGCTGGACCGTGCCCGCAAATCGGGTCCCTTTCTGGAGGCACATCCCATGGACAACATGGGCATGTCGACCAAGGCTGTCCACGCGGGCACCCATGACGATCCGCGCACCGGTGCTGTCGGCACACCTATCTACCAGACATCGACCTTCATTCTGCACGAGGAGACCTATGGGTCGATCGAAGAGGGGTTCGGACGCGATCGCTTCATTTACACACGCTATGGCAACCCGTCCCAATGGGCTGTGCAAGAAAAACTGGCGACGCTCGAGGGCGCGGAAAGCGCAATTGTCTTCAGTTCCGGTATGGCGGCGATCACCGCAGCCGTGATGGCCATGGTCGATAAGGGCGCACATGTGGTGGCGGCAAGCGACCTTTACGGCGGCACCTATAACCTCTTCAATCAGGAATTTCCGTCGCTGGGGATGTCGGCAACCCTGGTCGACAGCTATGACCTCGAAGCCATCGAGGCAGCGATCCAGCCGAATACCCAGATCCTCTATTTCGAGGTGATCACCAATCCGGTGCTCAAAGTGGTCGATATCCCCGCGCTGGTGGATATCGCAAAACGGCACAACTTGCGCCTGATCGTGGACAGCACCTTTGCCCCTCCCCCGGTGATGAAGCCGTTGGAGATGGGCGTCGATCTTGTTGTGCATTCTGCCTCCAAGTACCTTAACGGCCACTCCGATCTCATCGCCGGTGTTGTGTGCGGCCCCCGCAAATTGGTCGACATGATTTGGCCAAGACTGCTCAACTATGGCGGCTCTCTCGACCCTCATGCTTGCTTCTTGTTGGAGCGCGGGCTCAAGACGCTCGATATTCGTATGAAGGCCCATGAAGCCTCGGCAACCGCCCTGGCGGAGTTCCTAGAAACGCATCCGGCCGTTGAAAACGTGCTCTATCCTATGCTGCCCAGTCACCCCGATCACACGCGCGCCAAAGAGCTGATGAAGATGGGGACGGGCAATGTGACTTTCTTTGTGAAAGGGGGCGATCAGGCAGCTCTTACGCTTATGGATAAGCTGCACCTGCCAAAACAGGCCACGAGCCTTGGGGGCATCGAAAGCCTGATCAGCCTGCCCTTTAACTCCTCACAGGCGACAATGACCAGCCGCCAACGTGCTGACATTGGCATTCACCCTGGCTGTGTCCGACTCTCTGTTGGTATCGAAGACCCCGCCGACCTGATCGCTGATTTTGATCAGGCTCTTACCGCCATTTCCACTATGAAAGGGGCCGCATAG